The region attttaaaatctttcAAACCTAATAAAATCATTTTACTGGTCCCGAACctaccaaatttttacagtaagttaaatatattattttaaacataatatcaaaattttggaatttttggaGATCAGATTTATTTTATTTTGATTTCTGAGTTATTTAAGATCATAAGAAATAATTTAAATATAACTAAGTGTTTTCAAAATTATTTCAAGTAATATTACAGTTTAGAAAATTATGGAAAAATGACAAAATATTATTTTAAAGTATTTGGAATATTatgtgaatttttaaaaatattaaattaaataattaaattaaggaaatgattttaagataaatattaatataaaataaattggataaatgttttaaatttaaattaaagttACTGCGACGAGTGTGACGCTTAGGATTTAATTCGTGTAACTTCTATTAAACGTAAGTACGTATGATATTAATAATCGATATTTCGATAGGTCGATAAATTGCAACGTTAATCGGACGGAACGAATTGATGAGCTAAATAAGGTGAGTGTTACTTTCATTTTCTTTACAAAGAATATGTTGATgttttatgaaatatatatattactatgccATAGTTTCCGATTATCTCGctgatttaagttttatttaaatatatgacATAGATACGTATTATACTTTTGAAAACTGGAAAGAACCTTCAAAGATCCTAAAAATAAAGTTTTCTTTGCTTCCTAATGATTTAAAAGCAAGTTTTTGCTTAGCGATGAATGATGAATTTAAAAGCAAGTTTTTGCtttattatacatattatataaatGCGAACCCAATTAAAATGTTTTATTGATAGAGGATTCGGTCGACTTCGTGGCGATCCAATCCATATAGAGTACTAGGTCCTTGTGACCCCATGTTGACGGTCTGATCAGTTGGTACGACTCCCCTAGTATATCTAGCTGGAGTTTTTAATTGCGTCCATGTTGACGGGTTGTTGATAGATTAGGATACTACAGTAGGTCGCTCCTATTGTCAGTCATCCCGATATTTTCACTGATGGGGTTTGACGATTTCTAAAGATGTTTTATGACGACTTCTGATGACAAAATGATTTAAACAATGTTTCAATGAAATGTTTTCAATAAAACCTCACTAAGCATTATAACTTACCCTTTCCGAAAAATCTATGTTCTTTCTCTTCAGATTGAGTTGGAAATTTTGAAAGAGAAGTTAGCGGCATTCATCATTGTACGATATCGAATAAGGTGGGCTCCGCGGCATTATGACTCTTTCTCTTTATTTTATAAGTATCGTGTTATTTTAAAATGTATTATATTTTCCGCAAAGACTTAATTTGTATAATTATATTTGTGATCGACTTGATGTTATGTTCTTAATAATGGATAATCGAATAAAGTTAAATTAACAAACGAATAGACGACACCGTTTCTGATTGGACGAGGCGGTCGGGAGCGGGGCCCACATATAATACCTTATTTCTATTAATAATCCTTCATTACACAACTCACTTTTAATATAAATAGAAATCCTTAATACATTATAATCACATAATTCAAGTTAATCAAAAAATTGAGATAACTCTCAAACTTACATCTCTCGATTTCATATTTTCAACAGCATCTAAAAGTCCCTCATACATTAGTCTTCAATTAATAATATACCGTTGACAATAATcttatatatttatgtaaaaaaATTTACATGAAATGTATTATCGTATAACACCAAATATCAACCCGGTCCAACAAGATCGGAAGGCAATCAAGCCCACGGAAAGCGAAGCCAGATTGAGCTCGGGCAGAGCAAGCGCACAAACACAATACACGTGCTCGAATAGCTGGCACATTTCAAACAACCCGAGCACCACGCCAGACACACGTTATATATCATTGGACAATATTAATTATGAGGATCACGTCCTCATTAAACTCTATAATGACTCTATTTGGACTCTATAAATAGAAAAGGGCACGTAGGACACTCACTCGCAATTTCCATATTACACTATACACTAGCTAAAATATCTTATTATCTCTATTTCGACTTGTAATCAtcttcttaatatgatatatgaatGTTAAGATAATGCATGATAAATTTTTTTCCCCTTTGAGCCATGAATATTGTTAGCATAAAGTATGACTCTGGAATAACTTTGTGTGCATTAGTAGAAAACTGATTGAAAAGACTTGATATTTATTGGATTGTTCTTTATTTCTATCAATAATAATTCACTAAAAGAAAACTTGATATAACAGTTTTCtttcatttaaaaatattatttctatCTGTTTGTTTTCTTTTCAAAAAATGATCTCCAATTATTATCACCAACTACACATTGCACACAAAAGATAGCCCAATCTGCTTAGGTTTATTTTGGGCCTATTATTGATTTGCTTCGGGGTTTAAGTTTGACTTTCTTTTTCCCATAATTGATCGTACTGGGCCTTGAGCTAGCTTTGCCCTGATTCCCGGATCATTGTCTGACTGCTTTTTACTTTCCGACGACGATTGGTCACGGTCTCGTCTCGTATCGTAGTACATACTATCGATCATGGAATCGTTTTCATGATCAAATCTAAATTATTCACATGTTTTGTTTGTTGGATACATCCTCGACGAAGGCCATGTTCGCATCAAaagttttatttttttctttgtaaAATGTCAAAAGAAATATAATTAACTGATGATATTTATATTTGACGAGTTATTGACATATATATGTTAAACATTGACAAGTCACTAAGGTAATAAGGTGTACACATATACATAATGCATATATGCATGGTATAGCAACAAGCTAAAGTCCTCATGCATGTTCAAGATTGTAGTACTCTTAAATTAATTACTGAAATTTTAACATAGAGACGTAGAAAATAGGAATAAGAAACTACGGTAATATCCACTTTAAATGTTGTATAATGACAAATTATGAACTTTAAGAAAATTATTAAAGACGGAAAAAGTTACATATCTGTCAATAATTTATTATTCTAAAattataaatacttatataaataaaataattattaaaattaatataatgaTAGGACTatcatcttaaaaatatataaattttataaaataataacaattaaaataataataatttattattttaaaattataaatatttttcaTTACGCATCACTTAAAGTGGACCAATGTAATGTACAGTATGGAGTAGTAAGTAAATGATGATACGACTGAGTGACTGAGTGTGTGTATGATTAACATAATAATTTAAGCGTGCGGTTGATGAATAAACTACTAATAAATTCctgtaattaaattaattaatatgggCAAGTTACTTGTAGAAGTTGGCACGCGACTTTTGTACACGTAAGCCCTAGCATGTGAACATAGAAAACTTTTTTCAGAATTGACGTATACGGAACGAGTAATCGTGATTAGTATTTTGGGATTAAGTAATCTCGGAAGTCGGGTTTACGGAAtcattttttaaaatattttaccAATAATTATTGTCTAATAATTACAacaatcaccaaattaattaaaatGATGCCGTAAACCTCATTTATGGAATTAACTTGAACCGTAATTAGGGTATACGGAATGACCATGAAACCGTATTTGAAGTTTACGGAATTACACAAGTCCCGTAAATGGAGTTTACGGAATTACACAAGTCCCGTAAATGGGATACACAGAATAAGCTTGTCCCGTAAATGAGATACACGGAATAAGCTCGTCCCGTAAATGGAATACACAGGATAAAGCTTGTCCCGTAAATGCAACTTACAGTCAAAGGTTGTCCCGTGAATGAACAATGCTTGGTCCCGTGAATGAATATTGCTTGTTCCGGTAATTGGAAATACGGGAATAGTCATTCTGGAAATTCCGATTACGGTAACATTTTTCATATATAAGGCATTCGTCCCGGCTCTTACTTTCGTATCTTTTCCTTCGCCTTTCTTTCGATTGATTTTGAAATTTTTAATCTTTATTTCgaatttattttcaatattttttgagttttaatttctttttatttatattCAATATGTCTtcttatttaaatttatatatatgaggAGTTCTATACAATTTGTGGAAGGCAAGGTCCGTGGTGGGTAGCGTTCCCGACGCAACGTATTTCATCAATGGTATGTTGAGTTATGATGATTTTTCTCAAGTAATGTGCGATTATGCCGGCATCGAAAGAGAACGGGTACATTTGAATCTTATCTATGTTTATGTGGTTGATAACGGTGAAAAATAGTGTATCGTAATTAATGATGATGCTACATTATCATTGATGTATCAACATCATTCTTGGAGTCGTGACTTGTTCATCAGCTACCATCCGATTCGTAATTCTGGTCGGACATCAAGATTGAATGTCGGTGGAGAAGGTAGTAGTAGGCCTCGTGGACGACGGGGATACGCCTCATCCGACGAGGATTACAATGTTCCCCGCCGAACAGATTATCATGTGTTCAGCAACATGGATGGGCCCGACGAGGTAACAAACCGCCGAATTCCTAGTGGTCCAGAATTATACAATACCATAAAGTTAGGGACGCATTTTTCTAACAAGGAAGAGCTTCATGGTGCGCCAGCGATATGGTCTACTATTCGTGGAGCAAAATATCGCGTGACGGCATCAGACCGGAAAACATGGGCTGCAGAATGCATAAATCGTCCAAACAAACGTACAAAGCAGCCGTATGACGGTATTGTATGCAACTGGAAGATTCGGGCTTCTTTCAAGAGCGAATATCGCACGTGGCAAATAACTGTCTGGTGTGACGGGCACAATTGTGACGGAGCGAACAACGAACGTGAGGACAGGAATATTTCGCAAGCTCACGTTGCCCACGTCATAGTGGATAAGATTCGCGACCGTCCAAATTACCCGATCAAGTCCATTATTTTTGACTGTGAAGCAGCATTTGGCTGTAAAATTTGGAAGAAAAAAGCTTGGGACGGTAAGCGAGTGGCGATGAACCAGGTATATGGAGATTGTGAGACAAATTTTCGCCAACTGTCCAGTTACATGCAAGCTCTTCAACAATGTAACGATGGATCGAAAGTCTAGTGGAAGTTTAAGAAGGAGGAGGGGGATGTGCATAGCAGGAGAAAGATTTTCAGGTAAAATTCGTATTACCGGTAATGATTATTTGAATTTTACTCCgtataatgattatttttatttttttcaggtACGTATTTTGGCATTTTGGTGCCACTAGACTCACATTTCAGCACAGTCCACCGGTAGTGACTGTCGATGCAACGCATCTTCGCGGGGCCTATAAGGGTAAGGCGGTTGTTGCGGTTGTGAAGACTGCTAACAACAGAGTCGTGCCAGTCGCCTATGCCATCGTAGACGAGGAGTCGAACCACAGTTGGTATTGGTTCTTAAAATATCTGAAAATTTACGTTCTACAGGATACGTTCACATGCATCATCTCTGATCGTCATTCAGGCATCTTGTTTGCTATCGTGAAGCTCAATAGGAAATTTCCAAATTGGGGAGTTCACAGGTGATGGTTAAAGctctttaattataattttaaattcaaattattatacGAAGTATTTATTGCTTCTGAACAGGTACTGCATGGAGCACGTTGTCAATCTTATGTCAAGCGTTCCAAAGAAGAAAGGATTATATGCCTTATCTTGGTCTGTGGGGACCGAGTTGGATGAGGATAAATATATGAAGGCATGGGCTGATCTTATAGAAACGAGCCAGGCTGCATCAACATATCTGCAACGTATTCCTTTAGAGAAGTGGACATTGTTCCTAGATGGATTTCACCGATGGGGGACAACGACGTCGAACGACGTTGAGAGTTACAATAACATTCTCAGAGGCGACCGTTTCTTGCCGATCAGGGCGTTTGTTCAGGCCACACACGCTAAAACTATGGCGATATTAACAGACGAAATGACGAAAATAAACAGATACAGATCATCTGCGCTGGCAGCAATACCAACAGAAACATTCGATGCCAATAAGATGTGTTGCAGACGGTACTCAATCTCGTTATATCCAAATGCTCCCGAACGTACATTCAGTGTCAGATCTCCGTCGTTGCGTCTCGGAGTTGAGGGTCGTGAACATACTGTACAATTTGACATGGGCTCATGCACATGTTTAGGTTGGAATACCTACATGATTCCTTGTGCTCATGCAATGGCCGTTGCAAAGGTACTCCACGTCCGTCGTCTACACCTGGTTCATCGTTGCTACACTAGGGATGGTTGGAGACAACAATTCAGTGGCATATTTGGTCCTCTGCCAAATCACTGGCCCGAATTTGATTTTTTGCTCCTACTAGACGACAGTCGCATGGTTCATTATACAGGTCGTGGTCGCAAAAGAGTTAACAAGCGACTGCGGGGCGCGAGGGACTACGCGAACATGACCGGTAGAAGACCACGAGGGTGTACTAATTGCAACGACAAAGACCACGACAGAAGGAAATGCTCGTTTAGTCATTCACCAGCGGATAGACTGCCGTTGATCATGTTGCACGACCCATACGGAATTCATGGTAATGCGCCTCTGGATGATGACTACTCCGTGCACCCCTGCGTACTCAGCAAAACCTGTTACTCTTTCGGTGGACGTGTCGGGAAGGCCTTGAGAACCCGACCCGATGCCTAACCCAATATGTACATCTCCAGCAATTGAGTGACGACGATGATTGAAAGTGGTCGTCCGCTGCTCCGTCTGCACCGAACCGAAAAGACTATCGACGAATGAGTACTTCGTAGGTTGTGCAGCCGTGGATGACAGTGGGAACTGCTGATAGGGAGAAGTGGTATCCGCTAATTCCTCGTTAGTAAATGCCAGTCTTGCAACGGTACCAAGGATGATATAGAGGCACCGCCTCCGGGTGAGCTGTCTGGGGAGCCTCCACGACATGGTTCGCCCGAATATGCCAATCATGAACGTAAATGGCATGGACTTGTTCCCAGTTTTTAACGTGGACGACCTCTTAATCCGGTGCAACCTGTCAGTCTCGGTCTGATTTAGAGGAGACTCCAGAACAGCTTGAAGGCGCCCAAACTGCCGCATGACTCTGTCGGGGTAGTGCCCCTCCACAATATAATAATAGTGGAGGTATGTCCTCGACATCCTTATGTACTCGCTCTGACGGCATCCATCCGGTAGACCGAGCATGTGCTCGGCATAGGGTGTCCATAGAAACTGAAACGAAATGACGAAAGTAATtgtaaaaaataaatttatattttcaataataatattccAAAAGATTAAAAACTTAACGATAACTTAGATGATAAAATACCAGTGTCGCAGTCATCATGGACAACTGATCTCTGTAAGCCACAAGTGCATGGCTTGTAATATTTGTTCTGGACAAAGGTCCTGCCACCTGCGTCAAATAAAAGTTCAGTACGCCATAAACGTATGGGCGCAGGAATAACCCAATAATCAATTTAGTTATGAATTTAAATGTACACGAACTTACTGTACAACAAATGGCGCGCCGACCGGCACCACAAAATCTTGGCCTGACCTTCAGAATTCGCGTCCATGCCCATGACTGCACGAGTAGCCCGCACATGTTCATATAGTGCTCTCTGAAGCGGGCATAATTGCACAATGTGCGGTACGTGTAGGAAAGGACGGCGCTCCCCCAGCTTAAACAACCTCAAGCCTCAGGGTCTTCTAGGAGCCACAGTACGAAGAGATCTATCTTGTTCAGGCTCTTATCTGGGAAGAAGCAACCAGCAAGCAAGAATGCGAGGTGGCAGCGCGCCCTCTGTAGCGCCTCCTCGTCTGTAATATCAACACGGGCTCGATGGCGCTCCAAGTGGGTCCTAATGCTAGCGAGCCGAATACCGGTCTTCCCAGTTCTCTCCGGGACAAAGCCTAACAGCCTCTCTACCCGTAACGGGCAAACCGTCAACACGCAGTCCCAGCAACACCTCAACGTCTTGCAGCGTGATGGTTGCCTCGCCTATGCATAGATGGAAGCTGTTAGTCTCGGGCTTCCATCGTTCGGTCAATGCCGTCAGCAGATGATGGTCGTACTCCATAAATCCTATAGTAGAAATCAATCCAAAACCCATCATATGTATATACGTCATGACCTGAGGTATGCGATAGATGTCATCCTGCATACATTCCCAGAAGAAAGCATCCGCTCTCCTTACAAGTAGTGGCCTATCATGCTCTTGGTGGGACAAATAAATGTCACGCGATCTGTGTTGTGGCTGAAACCATAGTAGATCGGCCTCAGTAGGTCCCTGCGGAATCCAGGAAGATCTCTCTGCCATAAtctgtaaaaataaataaataaatgagtcCTATAATCCAAGAAGATCTCTATGGGCCCCGCCCCGATCACCTTGATCCGATCGAAGCGGTGCCGACTTTTCTTACTTTGACTTGACTTTCAAATTATCCATCTAATTAAAACATAATATAATATTTACTTAAACATAATATCTTTTCCAGATAACATAAATATTAAAATAACGTCTCGCGGAAATAAATACATAAAATTTAAACATTTCTTCATACTTAGGAAAACTTTGCGGAAGAGAATCCTATCGCCGAAGAGCCCGCCTAACTGCTACTGCCGCTACTGATCATCCTGAAGAGAAAATAATTTTTTCGAAAAAAacgtaagcttacgcttagtgaggTTTTATCGAAATACTTCTAAAAATATCATTAGGAAAAACATTATATTTATAAAACATTCATCAAGAAAAGTTCATCGAAAACATCTGTATACTTTCCTTTTCCCTCGAAAACATTTATCGAACCCTTTCAGTGAAAAACATTAGGAATTACAATAGGGACGACCTGTTATAATATCCTAACAACCTCGACTTCCATAACCATGGAAGTAATAATAAATTCCATTAGATAAACTAATGAAATCGTACCCTCTGATCAGACCGTAAACATGGGGCCGCGTAAGGACTAAGTACTCTCTTTGGATTGGTCGCCACAAAGTCGACCGAATCCCCTCGAATAAAACATTTATATTGGgttcgtatttatatatatatgtaaagcaaCAATTTGCTTTAAACCTCGTCATTATTAAAACGTCTAAACATTACTTGGGGTCTTTAAAACTAATTCTCTTCAGTTTTAAAAATAAGTCATATAGCTATGCCGCAtcctttaattaaatcataaatatcgaTACGTTAATAACTTACggcatagtgatatatatatatatatatatatttcgtataaTTAAAAAGAAAGTACACTCACAGTAAACTGCTCCTCGAATCGCTCCTTTACGTTTAGCTGCGATGTCGCTATCTACGCACCTATCGAAATATCATTAATTAACCTCATAAATACTAACGCTTAAAAAAAATTACCTGAATTAATCCTATTCGTCATTTCGTCATATATGTTCTTATCTTTACTTTATTAGTGGGTTTGAGATTATTTATTTAGTTTGATTGtttattatatgttacatataataGAATAAATATCCTAAAAAATATAAAACATTACTACTGATTGACAATGATATTCCAATATTATAACATAATTTTCTAAGTTAAAATATGACCCAAAGGAATTTTAGAGACACTTAGTTATTTTTGAAATCATTTTTGACAACGAAATTAACTCAGAATTAATATAAATTTATTCTGTCGTCGAAAATTCCTAAATCTTTGATATTTTatagaaaataatatctttggcttactgtaaaaatttggtagGTTCGGGACCAGTAAAAATGATTTTATTTGGCTCGAAATATAAAAACAGGTTCGGTTTTAGTAAAATGACCAGAATAATCCTTCTTTTAAAATTAACCGTTGGTATTTTTGTAAATACTTTAAAAACAGAAGGTTCAAATTGACTTTAAACGTAGGTGCGGGTGACTTAAAATCAATCCGTTTCAGTTGGATTAAATCAGAACGATTTGAACCGAACACACCAAAAGAACCGATTCTTTTTACCGTGAAATGACCATTAAACCATCGACTTTCATACAGACCGGAAGACTCACGCTAGTATTTTTGTAATTACGTTAAGATTGAAAGGTTATTTTAGTCTTTTACCAGAAAAATCAATTCGGTTCGATTTACTATAAAAAGGAACTGGACCGGTTGGTCCAGtcatttttcttttcttcttcttttctttcctcAGACGACGAGTTTCTCTCCTCCGTCGTCTCCCTTGGCCTCAACGGTGATTTCGCCGTTTCCGGCGACTACAGCCTACAACCCACATATAGAAATGCTCCTCTcgacatcaagaacatatttccaTCGTCAATTTCGTCTAAACTCAACCGAGTAAGCTTTAATTTCAGTTTTCCTAATTAGGGTTCTTACGGCAAATTTGGGGTTTTTGGCTAATTTTCATATATGTTAATCTACGATGGATTCTAAACGTTTCTATGTAAGTTTTACTTCCATTCGACCATAATTTGGGCTTTGATTTTTACCTTGTTCCTTTTGACTGTTTTGCGAGGTTGACTCTGGTTGAAAATGGGTTGTTGACGACGGAAAGAAGCTTTTTCTCTTCTAGGGTTGACCGGAAAATGGCCGGATTCGGCTGAGTCAACTCAACCAGTCACTGAGTTGACTCGGTCGGTTGGCTCAGTGAGCTGACTCGGTCCCTGAATAAAGATAAGTTCTTCCTCTAGGTTCTGATTTCCTTTAATTTCCCCTGTTAGAGAGTTTATGACAGTGTTAGAATGTTGCATGTTAATTCACAGTAGTGATTTATTTTGGTATTACCTGTTTACTTGGCTTGGGTTGATACTGCCATGAGTTGAACATGTGGGTTGGTTAGATTCGACTGAAATGCTGCACTGTGGCCTAATGCCAATTTCCTGTGTTGTTGATGATTCTGTAATGAATTGCCCTGTTTAGATTTTGCAATTTCAGTGTTAGAAATAAATTCTTGCACGTTGAATTGGACTGAGTTATTACATTCATTACCTGTTTTATTTATTCTGGAATAAGCTGAAATGTCTCTTGCTTGGCTACTGGCTGGAAGTTGTTTTGAAACTGATTTGGTTGTGTTGAAGATGTGTGAATCCAATTCAAGTTTAATTGAAAAACTGTTGTTGGTTGCTTATTG is a window of Rutidosis leptorrhynchoides isolate AG116_Rl617_1_P2 unplaced genomic scaffold, CSIRO_AGI_Rlap_v1 contig230, whole genome shotgun sequence DNA encoding:
- the LOC139882122 gene encoding uncharacterized protein translates to MCDYAGIERERCIVINDDATLSLMYQHHSWSRDLFISYHPIRNSGRTSRLNVGGEGSSRPRGRRGYASSDEDYNVPRRTDYHVFSNMDGPDEVTNRRIPSGPELYNTIKLGTHFSNKEELHGAPAIWSTIRGAKYRVTASDRKTWAAECINRPNKRTKQPYDGIVCNWKIRASFKSEYRTWQITVWCDGHNCDGANNEREDRNISQAHVAHVIVDKIRDRPNYPIKSIIFDCEAAFGCKIWKKKAWDGKRVAMNQWKFKKEEGDVHSRRKIFRYVFWHFGATRLTFQHSPPVVTVDATHLRGAYKGKAVVAVVKTANNRVVPVAYAIVDEESNHSWYWFLKYLKIYVLQDTFTCIISDRHSGILFAIVKLNRKFPNWGVHRYCMEHVVNLMSSVPKKKGLYALSWSVGTELDEDKYMKAWADLIETSQAASTYLQRIPLEKWTLFLDGFHRWGTTTSNDVESYNNILRGDRFLPIRAFVQATHAKTMAILTDEMTKINRYRSSALAAIPTETFDANKMCCRRYSISLYPNAPERTFSVRSPSLRLGVEGREHTVQFDMGSCTCLGWNTYMIPCAHAMAVAKVVVAKELTSDCGARGTTRT